A region from the Pirellulales bacterium genome encodes:
- a CDS encoding redox-sensing transcriptional repressor Rex, with protein MSETGSSPHNPPPNDLTSQGVPRAVVSRLSLYLRELQHLVRDGVATTSSRRLGRLLGFTDAQVRKDLACFGQFGYPGIGYRCEELILHIRKILGTDQQWPVALVGVGNLGQALLGYKGFAQQGFRIVAAFDSDPAKHGMSLEDLRVHSMDSLSEVLQTLNIKLAILAVPAGAAQAVADRLVAAGVEGLLNFAPVTIVLPSHVNQIGVDLAIELEQLTFAVGKRPQRSL; from the coding sequence ATGTCAGAAACCGGTTCTTCGCCGCACAATCCACCCCCGAACGACTTGACGAGTCAGGGCGTGCCGCGTGCGGTGGTCAGCCGTTTGAGCCTTTATCTGCGCGAGTTACAGCATCTGGTCCGCGACGGCGTGGCGACGACCAGTTCTCGGCGCCTCGGACGCCTGCTCGGATTCACCGACGCGCAGGTGCGTAAGGATCTGGCTTGTTTTGGCCAATTCGGCTACCCCGGCATCGGCTACCGCTGCGAGGAATTGATCCTCCACATCCGCAAGATCCTGGGCACCGACCAGCAATGGCCCGTCGCGCTGGTGGGCGTGGGTAATCTCGGTCAAGCGCTCCTGGGCTACAAGGGCTTTGCCCAACAGGGCTTTAGGATCGTGGCGGCGTTTGACAGCGATCCTGCCAAGCACGGGATGTCTCTTGAGGATCTGCGCGTCCACTCGATGGACAGCTTGTCGGAGGTTCTCCAGACTCTTAACATCAAGCTGGCCATCCTGGCCGTGCCGGCTGGCGCGGCTCAGGCCGTGGCCGACCGGCTCGTAGCGGCAGGGGTCGAGGGGTTACTGAATTTTGCCCCGGTGACCATTGTCTTGCCGAGCCACGTCAACCAGATCGGCGTGGATCTGGCGATCGAGCTGGAGCAGTTGACATTTGCCGTAGGCAAGCGCCCACAGCGTAGTCTATAA
- a CDS encoding GDP-mannose 4,6-dehydratase, which translates to MAILVTGGAGFIGSHFIERMLAVGRTPIVCLDNFNDYYDPTQKRANIEGFRQHPQVHCLEGSFCDAAFVGRLFAEHSINAVMHLGAYAGVRTSIERPQIYAETNVVGTLVLLEAARRHPVERFVLASSSTVYGQGAVAPFVEDSPLGLPLSPYGATKRSAELLGLLYHQLHGVPVVCVRPFSVYGSRLRPDLALSIFTAAILAGRALPLFGDGSIRRDFTHVSDICAGLHAALDAPQAVGQCINLGHSEPYPMLVLIERLAAALGREAKIEYLPEKPGDMPITHANLDKAARLLGYHPQMSLEDGLREFVAWYRRTHRV; encoded by the coding sequence ATGGCCATCCTGGTCACGGGGGGCGCGGGTTTCATCGGTAGCCACTTCATCGAGCGCATGCTCGCCGTGGGCCGTACGCCGATCGTCTGTCTCGACAACTTCAACGACTATTACGATCCCACGCAGAAGCGGGCAAATATCGAGGGCTTTCGACAGCATCCGCAGGTGCACTGCCTCGAGGGCTCGTTTTGCGACGCCGCGTTCGTAGGCCGGCTGTTTGCCGAGCATTCGATTAACGCCGTGATGCATTTGGGCGCCTATGCTGGCGTACGCACGAGCATCGAACGCCCGCAAATCTATGCCGAGACCAACGTGGTCGGCACGCTCGTGCTGCTCGAAGCCGCCAGGCGGCATCCAGTCGAACGATTCGTGCTGGCTTCTTCGTCCACGGTCTACGGCCAGGGCGCCGTCGCTCCGTTCGTCGAGGACTCGCCGCTGGGCCTGCCGCTGAGCCCTTACGGTGCCACGAAGCGCTCGGCCGAACTGCTGGGGCTGCTCTACCACCAACTCCACGGGGTGCCGGTCGTCTGCGTGCGGCCTTTCAGCGTCTACGGTTCGCGCCTGCGTCCCGACCTGGCCCTGTCGATTTTTACGGCCGCGATTCTCGCGGGCAGGGCACTGCCGCTGTTCGGCGACGGCTCCATCCGCCGCGATTTCACGCACGTCAGCGACATCTGCGCGGGCCTGCATGCGGCGCTCGATGCACCACAGGCCGTTGGCCAGTGCATCAACCTGGGCCACAGCGAGCCGTACCCGATGCTTGTGCTCATCGAACGGCTGGCCGCGGCCCTGGGCCGTGAAGCGAAAATCGAGTATCTGCCGGAGAAGCCCGGCGATATGCCGATCACCCATGCGAATCTCGACAAGGCGGCGCGATTGCTCGGGTACCATCCGCAGATGTCACTCGAAGATGGTCTGCGGGAATTCGTAGCCTGGTACCGGCGGACCCACCGCGTTTGA
- a CDS encoding prepilin-type N-terminal cleavage/methylation domain-containing protein, with product MKLCKHRFAFTLVEVLIVVVILAILAATVIPQFTDSTTDAKKSSLRYNLHTLRAQIELYKAQHGGTPPTLSGGTLAQLTSKTDASGTIGTGATHIYGPYLVGAFPKNPMYDVATVTATATAPPSAESGTNGWLYHAATGQIFADDDDYLSY from the coding sequence ATGAAGCTGTGCAAGCATCGGTTCGCGTTCACGCTGGTCGAGGTGCTCATCGTCGTGGTCATCCTGGCGATTCTTGCCGCCACGGTGATCCCGCAGTTCACCGACTCCACGACCGACGCCAAGAAGAGTTCCCTGCGCTACAACCTGCACACGTTGCGGGCACAGATCGAACTGTACAAGGCCCAGCACGGCGGCACGCCACCGACGCTGTCGGGCGGCACGCTCGCGCAATTGACGTCGAAGACCGACGCCAGCGGCACGATCGGCACTGGCGCCACGCACATCTACGGTCCCTACCTGGTGGGCGCGTTCCCGAAGAACCCGATGTACGACGTCGCCACGGTCACCGCCACGGCCACGGCCCCGCCGTCGGCCGAGAGCGGCACCAATGGCTGGTTGTATCACGCGGCCACGGGACAGATCTTCGCCGACGACGATGACTACCTGTCGTACTAG
- a CDS encoding extracellular solute-binding protein has product MALFAVGLGGCNAPTSDQPATPQAGEAVRLLVLDNPPLATELAALAGQWKATTGAELTVVEANGAEAVADKGWPQADAVIFPIHALATLAEEQRIVPLDAQLLRSPGLAWNDNFDLLRLREATWGEQPYAVPLGSATLVLFYRADLLRHLGRNPPTTWNEYADLARLLDDRANLGELAPPHDRPWNGVAEPLAPNWAASTLLARAAAYARHPENYSALFDIATLEPLVGGKPFVRALDELREAGVWGPENCDGLTPDEVRRAFWAGECGMALTWSSPADPKLAGLAPVEAGVAELPGATEAYDNGQSQWEPRSEEAGIRVPLLGFAGRMGGIVADAKNPVGAGLLLSALATQPWAAGVWQRQPDATLWRRSQVAQADRWVEPAGGTGFGAQYAAAIQATLERSDSLAALSLPGRSQYWQLLDDAVRASLKDDKPAENRLKSVAEKWREISQTLGTDRQLRAYRRSLGLEP; this is encoded by the coding sequence GTGGCGCTTTTTGCCGTCGGCCTGGGCGGCTGCAACGCGCCGACCAGCGACCAGCCGGCGACACCACAAGCCGGCGAGGCCGTGCGGCTGCTGGTGCTCGACAATCCGCCGCTCGCCACCGAACTGGCTGCGTTGGCAGGGCAATGGAAAGCGACGACCGGGGCCGAATTGACCGTCGTTGAAGCCAATGGGGCAGAAGCCGTCGCCGACAAGGGCTGGCCACAGGCCGATGCGGTCATTTTTCCGATTCACGCCCTCGCCACGCTGGCCGAGGAGCAGCGGATCGTGCCGCTCGATGCCCAATTGCTGCGGTCGCCCGGATTGGCCTGGAACGACAATTTCGACTTGCTGCGCTTGCGCGAAGCGACCTGGGGCGAGCAGCCGTATGCCGTTCCGCTCGGCTCGGCCACGCTGGTGCTTTTTTATCGGGCCGATTTGTTGCGTCATCTGGGGCGAAACCCGCCTACGACGTGGAACGAATACGCCGATTTGGCCCGATTGCTCGACGACCGGGCCAATCTCGGGGAGCTGGCGCCGCCGCACGACCGACCCTGGAATGGAGTCGCCGAGCCGCTCGCTCCAAATTGGGCGGCGTCCACGCTGCTCGCGAGGGCCGCGGCGTATGCGCGTCATCCCGAGAACTACTCGGCACTGTTCGACATCGCCACGCTGGAGCCGCTCGTCGGTGGCAAGCCGTTCGTACGGGCACTCGACGAGCTCAGGGAAGCAGGAGTCTGGGGGCCGGAGAATTGCGATGGCCTCACGCCCGACGAAGTCCGGCGCGCATTCTGGGCAGGCGAATGCGGCATGGCGCTCACCTGGTCGTCACCCGCCGATCCAAAGCTCGCCGGACTTGCACCGGTCGAAGCCGGTGTCGCAGAGCTGCCCGGCGCGACCGAGGCCTACGACAACGGCCAATCGCAATGGGAGCCGCGCAGCGAAGAGGCGGGGATCCGAGTGCCCTTGCTCGGGTTTGCCGGCCGAATGGGAGGCATCGTTGCCGACGCGAAAAACCCCGTTGGAGCTGGCTTGCTATTGTCCGCGCTGGCCACTCAGCCGTGGGCCGCAGGCGTCTGGCAGCGCCAACCCGACGCGACCCTGTGGCGCCGCTCGCAAGTCGCTCAGGCCGACCGCTGGGTCGAACCAGCAGGTGGCACCGGCTTTGGAGCGCAGTATGCGGCCGCGATTCAGGCCACGCTCGAGCGTTCCGATTCGCTGGCAGCGCTGTCACTGCCGGGAAGATCACAGTATTGGCAATTGCTCGACGATGCGGTCCGCGCGAGCCTGAAGGACGACAAGCCGGCCGAAAACCGGCTCAAAAGCGTCGCCGAAAAATGGCGCGAAATCAGCCAAACGTTGGGCACCGATCGGCAGTTGCGGGCCTACCGCCGCAGCTTGGGCCTGGAGCCGTAG
- a CDS encoding AAA family ATPase, with product MYEAFFQLSERPFTTVPRIEHYFPAEAIEQARQTLTRCIERGEGPALVVGPAGCGKSMLAHVLAAQFHGEYGVVLLNQGHLRTARELLQSILFELGLPYRKQDEGELRLALMSHATRSDRYPQGLLLLVDEAHTLSLRVLEELRLVTNVVRAGQPRVRLVLFGGGSLEERFANPKLESFGQRLAARLYLRAWNHAETTQFVLGALSEVGGHGDRIFRADAIDALYRASEGIPRLLIQLCDHALSLAFAGGQTSIGAAGIEEAWADLQQLPAPWNESPREAKIDVAAADSPAVIEFGGLDGEDEPEADLEPATIHTLPLRAFDQVDDDFEVIEASLEDLQGEFVSDAIEATAEMAIPREEPAPPTHTEVFAEEELLLDRYGALDARLSRHRVTPQQSEARQLSELITALCSPGAELLPAAPVEAKPQPAIEQPAAAALDATANLPRATTFYADDVAITTFEPMASDTALDPVYPENSSITTLAAAFSRPVAAARGTRASAADDDLIIVEEDLGSPIPRTEASAGAWRQDYRELFSRLRRG from the coding sequence ATGTACGAAGCTTTCTTCCAGTTGAGCGAACGCCCCTTCACGACCGTCCCGCGGATCGAGCACTACTTCCCCGCCGAGGCGATCGAACAGGCCCGCCAGACGCTGACGCGATGCATCGAACGCGGCGAAGGACCGGCCCTGGTCGTGGGGCCCGCCGGCTGCGGCAAGTCGATGCTGGCGCACGTGCTGGCAGCGCAGTTCCACGGCGAATACGGCGTCGTGCTACTGAATCAGGGTCACCTACGCACGGCCCGAGAGCTGTTGCAGTCGATCCTGTTCGAGTTGGGCCTCCCCTATCGCAAGCAGGACGAAGGCGAGCTGCGCCTGGCGCTGATGAGCCATGCTACGCGCAGCGATCGCTACCCGCAGGGCCTGCTGCTGCTGGTCGACGAGGCGCACACCCTTTCGCTGCGCGTGCTCGAAGAGCTGCGGCTCGTGACCAATGTCGTCCGCGCGGGACAGCCGCGCGTGCGGTTGGTGCTGTTCGGGGGCGGTTCGCTGGAAGAGCGGTTTGCCAATCCCAAGCTCGAGTCGTTCGGCCAGCGGCTCGCAGCGCGGTTGTATCTGCGTGCCTGGAATCATGCCGAGACGACGCAGTTTGTGCTGGGGGCCCTCTCCGAGGTCGGTGGGCACGGCGATCGAATCTTTCGGGCCGATGCGATCGATGCCTTGTATCGTGCCAGCGAGGGCATTCCGCGGCTGCTGATCCAGCTTTGCGATCACGCGTTGTCGTTGGCATTTGCCGGCGGGCAGACCTCGATCGGCGCAGCCGGGATTGAAGAGGCCTGGGCCGATCTGCAGCAGCTTCCCGCGCCGTGGAATGAATCGCCGCGCGAAGCCAAGATCGACGTCGCGGCCGCGGACAGTCCCGCGGTCATCGAGTTTGGCGGGCTCGACGGCGAGGATGAGCCAGAAGCCGACTTGGAACCCGCGACGATTCATACGCTACCGCTGCGGGCCTTCGATCAGGTCGACGACGATTTCGAGGTGATCGAAGCAAGCCTCGAGGACTTGCAGGGCGAGTTCGTGTCGGACGCGATCGAGGCCACGGCCGAGATGGCGATTCCGCGGGAAGAACCGGCCCCGCCGACGCACACCGAAGTATTTGCGGAGGAGGAGCTGCTCCTCGATCGGTACGGCGCGCTCGACGCACGGCTGTCCCGTCATCGCGTCACCCCCCAGCAATCCGAGGCGCGCCAGCTCTCGGAACTGATCACGGCCCTTTGCTCGCCCGGCGCCGAGCTTTTGCCCGCTGCTCCCGTCGAAGCCAAGCCGCAGCCGGCGATCGAGCAGCCCGCCGCTGCCGCTCTGGATGCAACCGCCAATCTGCCACGGGCCACGACTTTCTATGCCGACGACGTGGCGATTACGACCTTCGAGCCCATGGCCAGCGATACGGCGCTCGACCCGGTGTACCCCGAGAACTCGTCGATCACAACCTTGGCGGCCGCCTTCTCGCGTCCGGTTGCAGCGGCCCGGGGCACTCGGGCCTCGGCGGCGGATGACGACCTGATCATCGTCGAAGAAGACCTGGGCTCGCCGATTCCTCGCACCGAGGCCTCGGCCGGGGCCTGGCGGCAGGATTATCGCGAGCTGTTTTCCCGGCTACGTCGCGGCTAG
- a CDS encoding type II secretion system GspH family protein, whose product MASHRTRSKGFTLVEVAMAVLIMAIIAGAMIPRLTASEEDTKDAVLMRNLQMLRKQIQYFKAQHRGKPPGWNGTPIYIHLSTYTKASGQFSAFKNANYPYGPYFSGSNLPYNPFSDGVGYKNVTNPSTQVPDNELQENGSNVGWFYNPATGDISANAEGTTADGTPRISL is encoded by the coding sequence ATGGCTAGCCATCGAACGCGTTCGAAGGGCTTCACCCTGGTCGAAGTGGCCATGGCTGTGCTGATCATGGCGATCATTGCGGGGGCCATGATTCCCCGCCTGACCGCCAGCGAGGAAGACACCAAGGACGCCGTACTGATGCGGAATCTGCAGATGCTCCGCAAGCAGATTCAGTACTTCAAAGCCCAGCATCGGGGCAAACCGCCGGGCTGGAACGGGACGCCGATCTACATCCACCTGTCCACCTATACCAAGGCGAGCGGACAGTTCTCGGCCTTTAAGAACGCGAATTACCCGTACGGGCCGTATTTCTCGGGTAGCAACCTGCCGTACAACCCGTTCAGCGACGGGGTGGGCTACAAGAACGTCACGAATCCATCGACGCAGGTTCCCGACAACGAACTCCAGGAGAATGGTTCCAACGTGGGTTGGTTCTACAACCCCGCAACCGGCGATATCTCGGCAAATGCTGAAGGCACGACTGCCGACGGGACGCCACGCATCTCGCTGTAG
- a CDS encoding phosphoribosylanthranilate isomerase — translation MFQIKICGVTRVEDALAVAAAGADALGLNFYGGSPRCVSIEIARQIANAVPQGILRVGVFVNHSAEEIRRVAAEVPLDAVQLHGDEAPEMLAELAGLRTIKAVRVAEGELEPVAAQVPGSSKLFAWFTRWAQAGSAPEMILIDAHRPGLFGGSGQLAPWAEVARWREHWPMLPLALAGGLNPRNVAEAIRAVAPTAVDTASGVESAPGVKDHALVRAFVHRARQAFAARAAER, via the coding sequence ATGTTCCAGATCAAGATCTGCGGAGTGACCCGCGTCGAAGACGCCCTGGCCGTGGCCGCGGCGGGCGCCGATGCATTAGGTCTCAATTTCTACGGCGGCAGCCCGCGCTGCGTGTCGATCGAAATTGCCCGGCAAATTGCGAACGCCGTGCCGCAGGGCATCTTGCGCGTGGGCGTGTTCGTGAATCACTCGGCCGAAGAGATTCGCCGTGTGGCTGCCGAGGTGCCGCTCGACGCCGTGCAGCTCCACGGCGACGAAGCCCCCGAGATGCTTGCCGAGCTGGCCGGCCTGCGCACGATCAAGGCCGTGCGCGTCGCCGAGGGCGAGCTCGAGCCGGTCGCTGCCCAGGTGCCAGGATCGAGCAAGTTGTTCGCCTGGTTCACTCGCTGGGCGCAGGCTGGCTCGGCGCCGGAGATGATCTTGATCGACGCCCATCGTCCGGGGCTGTTCGGCGGCTCGGGCCAACTGGCTCCCTGGGCCGAAGTGGCCCGGTGGCGCGAGCACTGGCCGATGCTGCCGCTGGCGCTCGCCGGCGGCTTGAACCCTCGCAACGTCGCCGAGGCAATCCGCGCGGTTGCGCCGACGGCGGTCGACACGGCCAGCGGGGTCGAATCGGCGCCAGGCGTCAAGGACCACGCCCTGGTTCGCGCCTTCGTCCACCGGGCCCGGCAGGCCTTCGCCGCCCGGGCCGCCGAGCGATAA
- a CDS encoding polyprenol monophosphomannose synthase translates to MHACPKTLVTLCTYNEIENLPRLVEQILAQLPEANVLVVDDNSPDGTGQWCDERAQQEPRVKCVHRPAKLGLGTAHITAMKYALDQGYDQVVTMDADFSHDPRYLPELLRQMDAPGERPVAVSIGSRYVPGGGVTGWPMKRHFMSRSVNLAARILLGLSPRDCSGAYRCYRCINLARLDFDNFRSHGYVFQEEVLWHIKRNGGRFVEFPIVFANRMQGASKIDGSAVGEAILVLLQLGWRNWTGR, encoded by the coding sequence ATGCATGCCTGCCCCAAAACGCTGGTTACGTTGTGCACTTACAACGAAATTGAAAACCTGCCCAGGCTGGTCGAGCAGATCCTTGCCCAACTGCCCGAGGCCAACGTCCTGGTCGTCGACGACAATTCGCCCGACGGTACTGGCCAATGGTGTGACGAGCGGGCACAGCAAGAACCGCGGGTGAAATGCGTCCACCGTCCGGCCAAGCTAGGCCTAGGCACGGCGCATATCACGGCCATGAAATACGCGCTCGACCAGGGCTACGACCAGGTCGTGACGATGGACGCCGATTTCAGCCATGACCCGCGGTACCTGCCCGAGCTGCTCCGGCAGATGGACGCCCCAGGCGAACGCCCCGTGGCGGTGTCGATCGGCTCGCGCTATGTCCCGGGTGGGGGGGTCACCGGCTGGCCGATGAAGCGGCATTTCATGAGCCGTTCGGTCAACCTGGCGGCCCGCATTCTGCTGGGTCTGTCACCGCGCGATTGCAGCGGGGCCTATCGCTGTTACCGCTGCATCAACCTGGCGCGGTTGGACTTCGACAACTTTCGCTCGCACGGCTACGTGTTTCAAGAAGAAGTGCTCTGGCACATCAAGCGCAATGGCGGCCGGTTCGTCGAGTTTCCGATCGTGTTCGCCAATCGCATGCAAGGCGCGTCGAAAATCGACGGCTCGGCCGTGGGCGAGGCCATCCTCGTGCTACTCCAACTCGGCTGGCGAAACTGGACTGGCCGCTAG
- a CDS encoding MFS transporter has translation MYRSATSPSAVQPAQSPPAPVSRIEPSGYEDTYGLPFWFNYAANMAIMVASSLLFRYADFIAFRGGTEWDLGWIVGLGMLGSLAMRFAQGVGIDQYGTRMIWLVSCCGFIGSCLAHLLITDVHGPAIYLARIVFNTSVSGIFGASITNVARRVPPRRMAEAIGTLGTSGFLGMMTGSLLGDRLFAGVQITEWHIQTMFLTAAGLGAVSMALAWASTRGQSNPPPRRQPPLGRVLQRFHPGPMLVMAAAMGFGLGIPPTFVRPFTADLGLGGIALFFWVYAPTAFITRLSIRRLPERIGSRATALWGQAAIVASMLAFLPVTANWQLVFPAVLIGIAHAMLFPAIVAGGSSEFPARFRGLGTTLMLAMFDLGNLVGSPMAGMELHLAERLGWQRYPSMFLFIAVLMAAAGLYYAWATRGQRAPDELGDESNSGESSARQRRRSRRKRKRKSGLAAT, from the coding sequence ATGTATCGCTCGGCGACCTCGCCATCAGCCGTGCAGCCGGCACAATCGCCGCCGGCTCCCGTTTCGCGCATCGAACCGAGCGGCTACGAAGACACCTACGGCTTGCCGTTCTGGTTCAACTATGCCGCCAATATGGCGATCATGGTGGCCAGCAGCCTTCTGTTTCGATACGCGGATTTCATCGCGTTTCGCGGCGGGACCGAGTGGGATCTCGGTTGGATCGTCGGCCTCGGCATGCTCGGCAGCCTGGCCATGCGTTTTGCCCAAGGGGTCGGGATCGACCAGTACGGCACGCGGATGATCTGGCTGGTCTCGTGCTGCGGCTTCATCGGCAGTTGCTTGGCGCATTTGCTAATCACCGACGTGCATGGGCCGGCCATCTACCTGGCGCGCATCGTGTTCAACACGAGCGTGTCCGGCATTTTCGGCGCGTCGATCACCAACGTCGCGCGCCGCGTGCCGCCGCGCCGCATGGCCGAAGCGATCGGCACACTCGGCACTTCGGGCTTTCTGGGGATGATGACGGGCAGTCTGCTGGGAGACCGCCTGTTTGCCGGAGTGCAGATCACGGAATGGCACATCCAGACCATGTTCCTGACCGCCGCGGGACTGGGCGCGGTGAGCATGGCCCTGGCCTGGGCTTCGACACGTGGCCAGTCGAACCCTCCGCCGCGCCGGCAACCGCCCCTGGGCCGCGTGCTGCAGCGTTTTCACCCGGGCCCGATGCTTGTCATGGCGGCCGCCATGGGGTTTGGCTTGGGCATTCCGCCGACTTTCGTGCGACCCTTTACCGCCGATCTGGGACTCGGCGGAATCGCGCTCTTTTTTTGGGTTTACGCGCCCACTGCGTTCATCACGCGGTTGTCGATCCGCCGATTGCCCGAACGGATCGGTTCGCGGGCCACGGCGCTCTGGGGACAGGCCGCGATCGTGGCCAGCATGCTGGCCTTCTTGCCGGTGACCGCGAACTGGCAACTCGTCTTTCCTGCCGTGCTGATCGGCATCGCGCACGCGATGTTGTTTCCGGCGATCGTGGCCGGCGGCAGCAGCGAGTTTCCCGCGAGGTTTCGCGGCCTGGGCACCACGCTGATGCTCGCGATGTTCGACCTGGGCAACCTGGTCGGCTCGCCCATGGCAGGTATGGAATTGCACCTGGCCGAGCGACTCGGCTGGCAGCGTTATCCGTCGATGTTCCTGTTCATCGCGGTGCTGATGGCGGCTGCCGGGCTCTACTATGCCTGGGCGACGCGTGGACAGCGTGCTCCGGATGAGCTGGGCGACGAATCGAACTCCGGCGAATCGTCCGCGCGGCAGCGGCGCCGCTCGCGCCGCAAGCGGAAACGCAAGTCGGGACTAGCCGCGACGTAG